The genomic stretch ATTTAAGTGATCAGGAAATGGCCGAGTTGGCCATGATTGAGAACTTGCAGCGGGAAGACCTTCATTATTTGGAGGAGGCTGAAGGCTATCAATCGCTTATATCCAGTTTCGGCTTTACTCAGGAGGAACTAGCCAAAAGAGTAGGAAAGACGCAATCAACTATCGCTAATAAGCTGCGCTTATTAAAACTGGACAGTGAAGTTAGAAGTATCATTGTTAAAGAAAATCTTACTGAACGGCATGCGCGCTCTATGTTAAAGCTAAATGATCCGGTACTGCAGATGCAAGTGCTTGACACAGTTCGCGAAAAAAATCTTAATGTAAGGGAAACAGAAGGTCTGATTGAGGATGTTCTTGCGGAAATTTCCCGGGAAATGTCAGAAAAAGCCAAACCTAAGCGTAATGTTGTAAGAATTGTTAAGGATGTAAGGATTTTCTTAAATACAATCAATAAAGTTGTCGGCGAAATGAAAAAAACTGGGTTGAAGATAAAGATAAAACAAGACCAGGATGATGATTTTATTACAATAAATCTGCGAATACCGAAACGACGCTAAAATGAGCTCTCCCATTACGGGAGAGCTTTCTTATTCTTAATTTTAAATTTCTAACCGTCATGTACGTGAAGGGTTTTGCGAGATTATCGTGCTATAAGTTTTTTTGCCTGTTTTACGGCAGTCACTCCGTCTGATGCATAAGCGTCTGCTCCTGCCTGCTGTGCGTACTCGGCGGTAAGCACAGCCCCGCCTACCATTGTTCGGCAGGTTATGCCGCTGTCTTTGATAAGCTTTATGGTCTGATCAATCTGCGGCATAGTTGTTGTCATTAGGGCACAAAGACCGACTACGTCTGCCTGATGCTGTTTGACGGCATCAACAATTGTTTCAGCCGCTACATCTTTGCCTAAGTCAATCACCTTAAAGCCATTGTTTTCAAGAAGAGCGGCGACAATATTTTTACCAAGGTCATGAATATCGCCCTTTACTGTGGCAAGGACTACAGTACCGAGCTGAGCCGTTTGTGCTGAAGGCAGGGTTTCTTTGATTGTTGTAAAGGCAGCCCGCATTGTTTCAGCCGACAGCAGAACTTGCGGCAAGAAACAGCGGCCGGCACCGAAGTCTTCGCCAATTATGTTCATAGCGGCAGTCAAGGCTTTATCAGTGATTTCTATTGTACTGTAGTTTTGACTAATCGCTTGTCTGACGAGAGGTACAATGCTTTCCTTTTCCCCGTCGATAACTGCCTGACGTATGGTGCTGAGAATATCATTTGACTGCTGTGCTTCTGGTTTATTGTTTGCTACCGCCTGCCGTGCGGCAAAGTCTTTGCTGTAGCTGCGGCCGCTCCGGTCATAACCGAGCAGTACTGCAGACGTAGCTAAGGTATCTTTCATCATCGGATTATAAGGATTGAGAATAGGGGCGTCCAAGCCTGCTGACAAGGCCATCGCCGCGAATGAGGCATTAACAAGCTCGCGCTGCGGCAGGCCGTAAGAGATATTACTTAAGCCCATTGTTGTCGGATAGCCAAAGTATTTCCGGTAGAGGCGCAGCGTTTTAAGAGTTTCGGCTGCCGCATGCTCATCCGCAGCAACGGTTAAAACGAGGGCATCAAGTACAAAGTCCTGCGGCCTAAGACCGGCCTCCAAGGCTTTGTGAATAATATGTCTGGCAACGGTAACCCGCTCACTGGCTGTTGCCGGAACGCCTTTATCTGATAGTGGAAGACATAAGATGGCAGCGCCGTATTTCTTGGCTAGCGGCAGAAATTGCTCAAGCCGATCAGGTTCGGCACTTACTGAGTTTATTAAAGCACGGCCGGGATAGATTCTCAGACCAGCTTCTAAGGCTTCGGTATCACTTGTATCAATTGCTAAGGGTGCATCGACAAGCATTGACAAATCATTTACCGCTTGGGCCATTGCGGCAGCCTGATTGATGCCCGGAACCCCCATATTAACATCAAGGATATGCGCCCCGGCACGAATTTGCTGCAGGGCTTCTTTTTTTACCGAGGCAAAGTTGCCTGCTTTAATATCGGCGGACAACTGCTTCCGGCCGGTAGGATTAATGCGTTCGCCGATAATTACTGTCGGCAGATTCGCGCCCATAAAGACTGTTTTACTGCGGCTGGTAACCGCTGTTGTTTTGTTATGTAAACATATTTGTTGGTGTGGCATGCCTGATTTGGCGGCAGCTAGTGAAATTGCTTTAATATGGGCAGGAGTGGTGCCGCAACAG from Veillonellaceae bacterium encodes the following:
- the noc gene encoding nucleoid occlusion protein produces the protein MRNLARLFRFNEEKPKANPEDNNPAEDNNLEHIENTDVNESQEIDIFNSNEVKQVSVDSIVPNPFQPRKTFNEESLQELSSSIKEFGVIQPLLVRRTDVGYELVAGERRLRASRLAGLTHVPVIFKDLSDQEMAELAMIENLQREDLHYLEEAEGYQSLISSFGFTQEELAKRVGKTQSTIANKLRLLKLDSEVRSIIVKENLTERHARSMLKLNDPVLQMQVLDTVREKNLNVRETEGLIEDVLAEISREMSEKAKPKRNVVRIVKDVRIFLNTINKVVGEMKKTGLKIKIKQDQDDDFITINLRIPKRR
- a CDS encoding dihydropteroate synthase, which gives rise to MIKIFDGAMGTMLQQAGLAAGACPELWNLEKPEAVTAIHRQYIEHGANIIETNTFGANRIKLAHYGLADKVQLLNTAAVNAARQAAGSAVKIAGSVGPTGKFIAPLGELAFEDAYQVYKEQISALTSAGVDMILIETIIDIQEMRAALLAAKAVTDMTVICQLSFGSDGRTVTGTDPVTAAILLDAMGADVIGANCSLGPAQLLPIAQALASATTRPISIQANAGMPQLINGETVFPMGPDEMAAWVPKLIQAGVSYLGGCCGTTPAHIKAISLAAAKSGMPHQQICLHNKTTAVTSRSKTVFMGANLPTVIIGERINPTGRKQLSADIKAGNFASVKKEALQQIRAGAHILDVNMGVPGINQAAAMAQAVNDLSMLVDAPLAIDTSDTEALEAGLRIYPGRALINSVSAEPDRLEQFLPLAKKYGAAILCLPLSDKGVPATASERVTVARHIIHKALEAGLRPQDFVLDALVLTVAADEHAAAETLKTLRLYRKYFGYPTTMGLSNISYGLPQRELVNASFAAMALSAGLDAPILNPYNPMMKDTLATSAVLLGYDRSGRSYSKDFAARQAVANNKPEAQQSNDILSTIRQAVIDGEKESIVPLVRQAISQNYSTIEITDKALTAAMNIIGEDFGAGRCFLPQVLLSAETMRAAFTTIKETLPSAQTAQLGTVVLATVKGDIHDLGKNIVAALLENNGFKVIDLGKDVAAETIVDAVKQHQADVVGLCALMTTTMPQIDQTIKLIKDSGITCRTMVGGAVLTAEYAQQAGADAYASDGVTAVKQAKKLIAR